The Pseudomonas fluorescens genome includes a window with the following:
- a CDS encoding PA2169 family four-helix-bundle protein, translating to MTDINKESISVLNDLIETSKDGQEGFKTCAEDIKHPELKDLFVKRAADCATAAAELQAAVRSLGGDPETSTSVAGDLHRRWVDVKSMFTGKDEEAVLNEAERGEDHALKAYKEALEKITKHNLVGIRDLVERQYHGVQRNHDQVKALRNQARAS from the coding sequence ATGACTGACATCAACAAAGAATCCATCTCCGTCTTGAACGACCTGATCGAGACCAGCAAAGATGGCCAGGAAGGCTTCAAGACCTGCGCTGAAGACATCAAGCATCCAGAACTCAAGGATCTGTTCGTCAAGCGTGCCGCCGATTGCGCCACTGCGGCAGCTGAGTTGCAAGCGGCCGTACGTTCCTTGGGCGGTGATCCGGAAACCTCCACCAGCGTTGCCGGTGACCTGCACCGTCGCTGGGTCGACGTGAAATCCATGTTCACTGGCAAGGATGAAGAAGCGGTGCTCAACGAAGCCGAGCGTGGTGAAGACCATGCGCTCAAGGCTTACAAAGAGGCGCTGGAAAAAATCACCAAGCACAACCTGGTCGGTATTCGTGACCTGGTCGAGCGTCAGTACCATGGCGTTCAACGCAACCATGACCAGGTCAAGGCCCTGCGTAACCAGGCGCGCGCCAGCTAA
- a CDS encoding DUF3820 family protein has translation MNPEKLELLITRQMPFGKYKGRILADLPGQYLNWFAREGFPHGELGGLLALMQEIDHNGLSDLLDPLRAKHGKPKPRP, from the coding sequence ATGAACCCGGAAAAGCTCGAATTGCTCATCACGCGTCAAATGCCGTTCGGCAAATACAAAGGTCGAATCCTGGCTGACCTGCCCGGTCAATACCTGAACTGGTTCGCCCGCGAGGGTTTTCCTCACGGTGAACTGGGGGGGTTGCTGGCACTGATGCAGGAAATCGATCACAACGGGCTGTCGGACCTGCTCGATCCCTTGCGTGCCAAACACGGCAAACCCAAGCCTCGCCCCTGA
- a CDS encoding aminotransferase class V-fold PLP-dependent enzyme: MPENTLRAHDEAFWQTFVGRYDVDPAGPLNLENGYFGRMSRTVVEEYQRNIEFINRGNSVYVRQHFDREHGEAIRRQVARLIHASPQSVALAGSAVDALQTLIRNYNGLKPGDQVLICDLEYASVKSAVRWLARQRGVEVIEIVHQHPASFESLVGTYREAFIRYPRIKLMALTYVNHLTGLVMPVQAIAESAREFAVDIILDGAHALGQIDFDLKKLGIEFAGFNLQKWIGGPLSQGFLYIAPQRLADIDPDMDEDSYPATDVRSRTPHSTPNIPALLTLPLVFEEHQALGGASAKGARLCYLRDLWVSAVRDVPGIEVMTPDDRRLYCGITAMRFTAQADQRAMAHRLLNDHGIFTVVRNTSVGPCIRITPGLMTLATDIERLTQALIHLSRT; the protein is encoded by the coding sequence ATGCCCGAAAACACGCTACGCGCCCATGATGAAGCTTTCTGGCAGACGTTTGTCGGCCGCTACGACGTCGATCCCGCCGGGCCGCTCAACCTGGAAAACGGTTACTTCGGGCGTATGTCCCGCACAGTGGTGGAGGAGTACCAGCGCAACATCGAGTTCATCAACCGGGGCAACTCGGTGTACGTGCGCCAGCATTTCGACCGTGAACACGGCGAAGCCATTCGTCGACAGGTGGCCCGGCTGATCCACGCATCCCCCCAGAGCGTGGCATTGGCCGGTAGCGCGGTGGATGCCTTGCAGACGCTGATTCGCAACTACAACGGCCTCAAACCAGGCGATCAAGTGCTGATCTGTGACCTGGAATATGCCTCGGTCAAGAGTGCAGTGCGCTGGCTGGCCCGCCAGCGTGGCGTGGAGGTGATCGAGATCGTCCACCAGCACCCTGCCAGTTTCGAAAGCCTGGTGGGCACTTATCGCGAAGCGTTCATTCGCTACCCTCGCATCAAGTTGATGGCGCTGACTTACGTCAACCACCTCACCGGACTGGTGATGCCGGTCCAGGCCATTGCCGAGAGTGCCCGCGAGTTCGCCGTCGATATCATCCTCGACGGTGCCCATGCCCTGGGCCAGATCGATTTCGACCTGAAGAAACTCGGGATCGAATTCGCCGGTTTCAACCTGCAGAAGTGGATCGGCGGGCCCCTCTCCCAAGGCTTTCTGTACATCGCCCCGCAGCGCTTGGCCGACATCGACCCGGACATGGACGAAGACAGCTACCCCGCTACCGACGTCCGCTCGCGCACGCCCCACAGCACACCCAACATCCCTGCCTTGCTCACCCTGCCGCTGGTCTTCGAAGAACACCAGGCCCTGGGTGGCGCTTCGGCCAAAGGCGCGCGCCTCTGTTATCTGCGTGACCTGTGGGTGAGCGCCGTGCGCGATGTGCCAGGCATCGAAGTCATGACCCCGGATGACCGGCGTCTCTATTGCGGGATCACCGCGATGCGCTTCACCGCCCAGGCCGATCAAAGGGCGATGGCCCATCGATTGCTCAACGACCATGGGATCTTCACCGTGGTACGCAACACCAGCGTCGGGCCGTGCATTCGCATTACCCCAGGATTGATGACCTTGGCGACTGATATCGAGCGGTTGACCCAGGCACTGATCCATCTGAGCCGAACATAG
- a CDS encoding bifunctional 4-hydroxy-2-oxoglutarate aldolase/2-dehydro-3-deoxy-phosphogluconate aldolase, which yields MTNPSPTVSMADKVALIDSLCAKARILPVITIAREQDILPLADALAAGGLTALEVTLRSQYGLKAIQVLREQRPELVTGAGTVLDRHMLDAAEAAGSQFIVTPGITRDLLEASVYSPIPLLPGISNASGIMEGYSLGYRRFKLFPAEVSGGVAAIKALGGPFGEVKFCPTGGVSPANIKSYMALKNVMCVGGSWMLDPEWIKNGDWARIQECTAEALALLD from the coding sequence ATGACAAACCCATCCCCGACCGTTTCCATGGCGGACAAAGTTGCCCTGATCGACAGCCTCTGCGCCAAGGCGCGGATCCTGCCGGTGATCACCATCGCCCGTGAACAGGACATCCTGCCACTGGCCGATGCCCTGGCTGCCGGTGGCCTGACGGCGCTGGAAGTGACACTGCGTTCCCAATACGGCCTCAAGGCCATCCAGGTGCTGCGTGAGCAGCGTCCGGAACTGGTGACCGGTGCCGGCACGGTGCTCGACCGTCACATGCTGGACGCCGCCGAGGCCGCCGGTTCGCAGTTCATCGTCACTCCGGGCATCACCCGTGATCTGCTCGAGGCCAGCGTCTACAGCCCTATCCCGCTGCTGCCCGGCATCAGCAACGCCTCGGGCATCATGGAAGGCTACAGCCTGGGTTATCGTCGCTTCAAACTGTTCCCGGCCGAAGTCAGCGGCGGCGTCGCGGCCATCAAGGCCTTGGGTGGCCCGTTTGGCGAAGTGAAATTCTGCCCGACCGGCGGCGTGAGCCCGGCCAACATCAAGAGCTACATGGCGTTGAAAAACGTGATGTGCGTGGGCGGAAGCTGGATGCTTGATCCTGAATGGATCAAGAACGGCGACTGGGCCCGCATTCAGGAATGCACCGCCGAGGCCTTGGCACTGCTGGACTGA
- the pgl gene encoding 6-phosphogluconolactonase: MAISEVKLPQGVSAHEFKNPVVLAEGLALNVAEQLRNAIDARGTATLVVSGGRSPVAFFQHLAKQALDWSKVVVSLADERWVPVEHADSNAGLLKRYLLQGAAAKAQFLSLYSASSNLEAAAEQADRLLAELPPIDVLVLGMGDDGHTASLFPGSPNLAQALDANGTRRCWPMLAPTVPHQRLTMSRALLASAQHKVLSISGQSKLTTLNAAVAGDDVAKMPIRAFLQPTLEIYWCP, translated from the coding sequence ATGGCGATATCTGAAGTGAAACTGCCGCAGGGCGTTAGCGCCCATGAGTTCAAGAACCCGGTGGTGCTGGCCGAAGGCCTGGCGCTGAACGTGGCCGAGCAATTGCGCAATGCAATCGACGCACGCGGTACGGCGACCCTGGTGGTCTCCGGTGGCCGTAGCCCGGTGGCGTTTTTCCAGCACCTGGCCAAGCAGGCGCTGGACTGGTCCAAAGTGGTGGTCAGCCTGGCCGATGAGCGCTGGGTTCCGGTTGAACACGCCGACAGCAACGCAGGCCTGCTCAAGCGTTACCTGCTGCAAGGCGCGGCGGCCAAGGCCCAGTTCCTGAGCCTCTACAGCGCCAGCAGCAACCTGGAAGCGGCTGCCGAACAGGCGGATCGCTTGTTGGCCGAGCTGCCGCCCATCGACGTGCTGGTCTTGGGCATGGGCGATGACGGACACACCGCCTCGCTGTTCCCTGGCAGCCCGAACCTGGCCCAGGCACTGGACGCCAATGGCACACGTCGCTGCTGGCCGATGCTGGCGCCGACCGTGCCGCACCAGCGCTTGACCATGAGCCGCGCCTTGCTGGCTTCGGCGCAACACAAAGTGTTGTCGATTTCCGGTCAGTCGAAATTGACCACCTTGAACGCTGCGGTGGCAGGTGACGATGTCGCCAAAATGCCGATCCGCGCGTTCTTGCAACCTACGTTAGAGATTTACTGGTGCCCATGA
- the zwf gene encoding glucose-6-phosphate dehydrogenase encodes MPSITVEPCTFALFGALGDLALRKLFPALYQLDGAQLLHEDTRIIALAREPGGEQQHLAFIAAELRRYVGEKDLDEAVLERFLARLTYLHVDFLKADDYVALAEAAGSTQQVIAYFATPAAVYGAICENLAKVGLSENTRVVLEKPIGSDLESSRKVNDAVAQFFPENRTYRIDHYLGKETVQNLIALRFANSLFETQWNQNYISHVEITVAEKVGIEGRWGYFDKAGQLRDMIQNHLLQLLCLIAMDPPADLSADSIRDEKVKVLKALAPISPEGLTTQVVRGQYIAGHSEGKSVPGYLEEPNSNTQSDTETFVALRADIRNWRWAGVPFYLRTGKRMPQKLSQIVIHFKEPSHYIFAPEQRLQISNKLIIRLQPDEGISLRVMTKEQGLDKGMQLRSGPLQLNFSDTYRSARIPDAYERLLLEVMNGNQNLFVRKDEIEAAWTWCDQLIAGWKKSGDAPKPYAAGSWGPMSSIALITRDGRSWYGDI; translated from the coding sequence ATGCCTTCGATTACGGTTGAACCGTGCACCTTTGCCTTGTTCGGCGCGTTGGGCGATCTGGCCTTGCGCAAGCTCTTTCCTGCCCTGTACCAGCTCGATGGCGCCCAATTGTTGCACGAGGACACGCGAATCATTGCGCTGGCCCGTGAACCCGGCGGCGAGCAGCAGCACCTGGCTTTCATCGCCGCCGAACTGCGTCGCTATGTCGGTGAAAAAGACCTGGACGAAGCCGTACTCGAGCGTTTCCTGGCACGTTTGACCTACCTGCACGTGGATTTCCTCAAGGCCGACGATTATGTCGCCCTGGCCGAAGCGGCCGGTTCGACCCAGCAGGTCATTGCCTATTTCGCCACCCCGGCGGCGGTGTATGGGGCGATCTGCGAGAACCTGGCGAAGGTTGGCTTGAGCGAAAACACCCGTGTCGTGCTGGAGAAGCCCATCGGCTCGGACCTGGAGTCTTCGCGCAAGGTCAACGACGCCGTGGCGCAGTTCTTCCCGGAAAACCGTACCTATCGCATCGACCATTACCTGGGCAAAGAGACAGTCCAGAACCTGATCGCGCTGCGGTTTGCCAACAGCCTGTTCGAAACCCAGTGGAACCAGAACTACATTTCCCACGTGGAAATCACCGTGGCCGAGAAGGTCGGTATCGAAGGCCGCTGGGGCTATTTCGACAAGGCTGGCCAACTGCGGGACATGATCCAGAACCACCTGTTGCAGTTGCTGTGCCTGATCGCCATGGACCCACCGGCCGACTTGTCCGCCGACAGCATCCGTGACGAGAAGGTCAAGGTGCTCAAGGCACTGGCGCCCATCAGCCCGGAAGGCCTGACCACCCAGGTGGTGCGCGGCCAGTACATCGCCGGCCACAGCGAGGGCAAGTCGGTGCCTGGCTACCTCGAAGAACCCAACTCCAACACCCAGAGCGACACCGAGACGTTCGTCGCCCTGCGCGCCGACATCCGCAACTGGCGCTGGGCCGGGGTGCCATTTTACCTGCGTACCGGCAAGCGCATGCCGCAAAAGCTGTCGCAGATCGTCATTCACTTCAAGGAACCGTCCCACTACATCTTCGCGCCCGAGCAGCGCTTGCAGATCAGCAACAAGCTGATCATCCGCCTGCAACCGGACGAAGGGATTTCCTTGCGAGTGATGACCAAGGAGCAAGGCCTGGACAAGGGCATGCAATTGCGCAGCGGTCCGCTGCAACTCAACTTCTCCGATACCTATCGCAGCGCACGTATTCCCGATGCCTACGAGCGGTTGTTACTGGAAGTCATGAACGGCAATCAGAACCTGTTTGTCCGTAAAGATGAAATTGAAGCCGCGTGGACGTGGTGTGACCAGTTGATCGCCGGATGGAAGAAATCCGGCGATGCGCCCAAGCCGTATGCGGCTGGGTCCTGGGGGCCGATGAGCTCCATTGCACTGATCACGCGGGATGGGAGGTCATGGTATGGCGATATCTGA
- a CDS encoding MurR/RpiR family transcriptional regulator yields MRNLLEQIQSRLEDLNKAERKVAEIILLNPQQATRFSIAALAQAASVSEPTVNRFCRSFGVSGYPELKLQLAQSLASGAAYVSRAVEADDNPEAYTRKIFGSAIASLDSACQALDPNLISRAVDLLIQARQIHFFGLGASAPVALDAQHKFFRFNLAVTAHADVLMQRMIASVAHTGELFVIISYTGRTRELVEVARIARENGASVLGLTAEGSPLAKASTLSLNIPLPEDTDIYMPMTSRIIQLTVLDVLATGMTLRRGVDFQPHLRKIKESLNASRYPVGDEFN; encoded by the coding sequence GTGCGAAATTTACTGGAACAGATCCAGAGTCGCCTTGAAGACCTGAACAAGGCCGAACGCAAGGTGGCCGAGATCATCCTGCTCAACCCGCAGCAGGCGACCCGCTTCAGCATCGCCGCCCTCGCCCAGGCGGCTTCGGTCAGTGAACCGACCGTCAACCGTTTCTGCCGCTCGTTCGGCGTCAGCGGTTACCCGGAACTCAAGCTGCAACTGGCCCAAAGCCTGGCCAGCGGCGCTGCTTATGTGAGCCGTGCGGTGGAAGCCGACGACAACCCGGAAGCCTATACCCGGAAAATCTTTGGCAGTGCCATTGCATCATTGGACAGCGCCTGCCAGGCCCTTGATCCCAATTTGATCAGTCGCGCCGTGGACCTGCTGATCCAGGCCCGGCAGATCCACTTCTTCGGTCTCGGCGCCTCCGCCCCGGTAGCGCTGGATGCCCAGCACAAGTTTTTCCGCTTCAACCTGGCAGTGACCGCGCACGCCGACGTACTGATGCAGCGCATGATCGCGTCCGTGGCCCATACCGGTGAACTGTTCGTGATCATTTCCTACACCGGTCGTACCCGTGAGTTGGTGGAAGTGGCGCGCATCGCCCGGGAAAACGGCGCCTCGGTATTGGGCCTGACCGCCGAAGGCTCGCCGCTGGCCAAGGCCAGTACCCTGAGCCTGAACATCCCCCTGCCCGAAGACACTGATATCTATATGCCGATGACCTCGCGGATCATCCAACTCACCGTACTGGACGTGCTCGCCACCGGCATGACCCTGCGTCGGGGCGTGGACTTCCAGCCGCATCTGCGCAAGATCAAGGAAAGTCTGAATGCCAGCCGATATCCGGTGGGGGATGAGTTCAACTGA